The following proteins come from a genomic window of Misgurnus anguillicaudatus chromosome 10, ASM2758022v2, whole genome shotgun sequence:
- the LOC129448002 gene encoding trypsin isoform X1: MKTIVFALLVVAVAAGTNDDKIIGGFECAPHSQPWQAYLTYDDGQRWCGASLINKRWLVSAAHCYLTPSRLVAHLGEHNVFVIEDTEQRFYVDNAIPHPDYNEYTADNDIMLIKLNRPVVYNDYIEPISLATSCSSTGAECLVSGWGNQINTGVNYPSVLQCLNLPVISREDCEGAYGSMITNNMLCAGFLEGGKDSCQNDSGGPLVCNGKLQGVVSWGNGCALSGYPGVYAEVCRYNDWINDTIANN, from the exons ATGAAGACTATTGTGTTCGCTTTACTGGTGGTGGCAGTGG ctGCCGGTACAAATGATGATAAAATCATTGGGGGTTTTGAATGCGCACCTCACTCCCAGCCCTGGCAGGCGTATCTCACCTATGATGATGGTCAACGCTGGTGTGGAGCGTCTTTGATTAATAAACGCTGGCTCGTGTCAGCCGCTCACTGTTACCTTAC ACCTTCCCGTCTTGTTGCGCACCTGGGAGAGCACAACGTCTTTGTTATTGAAGACACAGAGCAGCGATTCTACGTGGATAATGCGATTCCTCACCCAGATTATAATGAGTATACGGCTGACAATGACATCATGCTGATTAAGCTTAATCGACCAGTTGTATATAACGACTATATAGAGCCAATCTCTCTGGCGACCAGTTGCTCTAGTACAGGAGCGGAATGCTTGGTTTCTGGATGGGGCAATCAGATCAACACTGGAG TTAATTATCCGTCTGTACTGCAGTGTTTGAATTTGCCTGTAATCTCAAGAGAAGACTGTGAAGGTGCGTATGGCTCTATGATTACCAATAACATGCTCTGTGCTGGATTCTTAGAAGGAGGCAAAGACTCATGTCAG AATGATTCTGGTGGACCTCTTGTATGCAATGGGAAACTTCAAGGAGTTGTTTCCTGGGGAAATGGCTGTGCTCTATCAGGCTATCCTGGGGTTTATGCTGAGGTTTGCCGCTACAATGACTGGATCAACGACACCATAGCTAACAACTAA
- the LOC129448002 gene encoding trypsin isoform X2, producing the protein MKTIVFALLVVAVAAGTNDDKIIGGFECAPHSQPWQAYLTYDDGQRWCGASLINKRWLVSAAHCYLTPSRLVAHLGEHNVFVIEDTEQRFYVDNAIPHPDYNEYTADNDIMLIKLNRPVVYNDYIEPISLATSCSSTGAECLVSGWGNQINTGVNYPSVLQCLNLPVISREDCEGAYGSMITNNMLCAGFLEGGKDSCQNDSGGPLVCNGKLQGVVSWGNGCALSGYPGVYAEVCRYNDWINDTIANN; encoded by the exons ctGCCGGTACAAATGATGATAAAATCATTGGGGGTTTTGAATGCGCACCTCACTCCCAGCCCTGGCAGGCGTATCTCACCTATGATGATGGTCAACGCTGGTGTGGAGCGTCTTTGATTAATAAACGCTGGCTCGTGTCAGCCGCTCACTGTTACCTTAC ACCTTCCCGTCTTGTTGCGCACCTGGGAGAGCACAACGTCTTTGTTATTGAAGACACAGAGCAGCGATTCTACGTGGATAATGCGATTCCTCACCCAGATTATAATGAGTATACGGCTGACAATGACATCATGCTGATTAAGCTTAATCGACCAGTTGTATATAACGACTATATAGAGCCAATCTCTCTGGCGACCAGTTGCTCTAGTACAGGAGCGGAATGCTTGGTTTCTGGATGGGGCAATCAGATCAACACTGGAG TTAATTATCCGTCTGTACTGCAGTGTTTGAATTTGCCTGTAATCTCAAGAGAAGACTGTGAAGGTGCGTATGGCTCTATGATTACCAATAACATGCTCTGTGCTGGATTCTTAGAAGGAGGCAAAGACTCATGTCAG AATGATTCTGGTGGACCTCTTGTATGCAATGGGAAACTTCAAGGAGTTGTTTCCTGGGGAAATGGCTGTGCTCTATCAGGCTATCCTGGGGTTTATGCTGAGGTTTGCCGCTACAATGACTGGATCAACGACACCATAGCTAACAACTAA